Genomic segment of Corynebacterium appendicis CIP 107643:
ACCCCTCGCGCTCGCTGAACACGCGGGCGTAGTTGTCCAGGCCGACCCAGGTGGCGTCGGTGATGGTGGTGAATTCCGTGAATGATAACGCGGTGCCGACGATGAACGGCACGAAGAACGCGATGCCGAATGCGAGGAGCGTCGGCAGCACGAAGATCGGGAAATATTTCTTCAGTGTCTGTTGCATGATGTGATCCCTCGGTTACTCCCTGCTCCGCCTAGTCCAGCAAGGCGATCTGGTTGGCCATCTCGTAGTTCCAGTCTTCTTTGAGCCTGTTCACCAGGTCCTTCCACTCCATGTTGCCGTTGGCGTACTGGGCGAGGTTCTGGCCGTAGAGGTCGCGGAACTGCTGGTTGGGGCTGTACTGGAAATCCCACGGAAGTGCTTCCTGTTGCGGGTTTGTGAGAGCTTCGTGCACCTGCCGCGCCAGCGGGTCGTTCGGAACATCTTCGGCGCCGTAGTTTTGGAACGGGGCGATGAAGCCGAGTTCGTTGACGACGAGTTCCTTGCCGCGCTCGGACAGGAACAGCCAGTCCAAAAAGTCGCGGGTGGCCGCCTGGTCTTCCTCGCTGGCTTTGTTGTTGACGGCCAGGAAGTTCTCGGTTCCGACGTTGAGCCCCACGTTTTCCTCGTTGGGCAGGCCCATGTACATGGGCATGAACTTGATCTTGTCTTCCTTGACTACGTTGCCGCCTTCGCCGGAGATCTGGCCCCAGGCCCAGTTGCCGTTCTGGACCATCGCGGCCTTTCCGGTGGCGAATTCGGCCATGGAGTCGGACACGGCGCGTGCCGAGGCCAGGCTGGGCTTCACCGTCGAATTCTGCAGGTACAGGTCGAACAGGTTCCGGTACTGCTCGCCGTAGGTGAACTCCAGATCCGCCATGTCGGAGAAGTCCTGGATGTCGCGGTCGACGATCTCGTAGTGGAGCGGGCCATTCATCAGGTGATTGGTCCAGCGCCACTCTTCTCCGGCGCCGAGCGATGTCGCGGCGAACACGCCCTGGATTCCGAGCTCGTCCTTGCGGGCCTGCATGTCCTCAGCGACTGCTTTCAGCGTGTCGAAGGAATTGATCTCGTCGGTGGAGGCAGCCTTCGCGCCCGGCAGCGCGAAGTATTTCTCCAAGATCTCTTCGTTGTAGAGAATGCCGAAGCCTTCCATAGCGAACGGAACGCCCACGACCCTGTCCTGGTCATTGGTGATCGGTTGGGCGTCTTCCTGCAGAGCCTTGGTGACGTCGTAGTCCGTCATGTCGGCCAGGTAGTCCTTCCAGATGCCGTAGCCTTCCTGGCCGTTGATCTGGAACAGCGTGGGAGCATTCGACTTGGCCATCTCGGCCTTCAGCGTCTGCATGTAGGAGCCGGATGCGGCGGTGACCACTTTGACCGGAACGCCGGTCTCAGCGGTGTATTCCTCGCCGATCTTCTCGAAGGCTTCAGCCTGCTCCGGCTTGAAGTTCAGGTAGTACACGCTCGGGCCGCTGTTCTGCCCGCACGCGGTGAGCAAAGTGGCGCTCAACCCGACCGCGGCGACGGCCGCTAGTGCACGGGTGGTGGATTGCATTGGGGTGTACCTCAATCGTTGTTGTGTGGGTGAGTGGGGTCTAGGGGTTTTTCAGAGCCGTTGGCGGTTTCGGAAATATCGTGGCTGTCAGCGGTGTAGATCCGCGCCTCGTCGGGCCGGTCGGGCAAGATGGTGCGGAAATACGATTCGGCGGCTTCGTCGAGACGCACGTAGCGGGCTTCGTTCTCGGAGATGAACCAGCGGTGGTCGAGAATCTCGTGAAAGACCTGCGCGGGCTCGAGCTTCGCGCGCAACGCCGGCGGGGTGAGCGCCACGACCGGCTCGTAGCGGTTCACCAGCCAGTCGAGGGCGACATCTTCCGACGACATCTCGCCGTCGTAGTGGAGAGCGCGGTAGACCTCCATCTCGCCCAGCAGACGCTGCGCCTGCCGGTCCTGGACGTCCAAACCTGTGAGCTGCTTGAGCTTGCGGCGGTGGAAGCCGGTGGAGAAGACAGCCGGTTCGATGCTCACGCGGTAGATGTCGACGTTGTTCCCAGTCGGGTTGCCCTCGTCGTCGCGTGCCTGCCTGGTTTCGTGGCTGATCTCCGTTTCACCGATATCGAAGCCCAGAGCCTGGATCTTCTCGATGTGCTCCGCGATCTGTCCGAACGCATCGCCCTCGACGACCAGCTCTTCGGTCATGAGGCCCCACAATTC
This window contains:
- a CDS encoding ABC transporter substrate-binding protein; protein product: MQSTTRALAAVAAVGLSATLLTACGQNSGPSVYYLNFKPEQAEAFEKIGEEYTAETGVPVKVVTAASGSYMQTLKAEMAKSNAPTLFQINGQEGYGIWKDYLADMTDYDVTKALQEDAQPITNDQDRVVGVPFAMEGFGILYNEEILEKYFALPGAKAASTDEINSFDTLKAVAEDMQARKDELGIQGVFAATSLGAGEEWRWTNHLMNGPLHYEIVDRDIQDFSDMADLEFTYGEQYRNLFDLYLQNSTVKPSLASARAVSDSMAEFATGKAAMVQNGNWAWGQISGEGGNVVKEDKIKFMPMYMGLPNEENVGLNVGTENFLAVNNKASEEDQAATRDFLDWLFLSERGKELVVNELGFIAPFQNYGAEDVPNDPLARQVHEALTNPQQEALPWDFQYSPNQQFRDLYGQNLAQYANGNMEWKDLVNRLKEDWNYEMANQIALLD